The proteins below come from a single Deltaproteobacteria bacterium RIFCSPHIGHO2_02_FULL_44_16 genomic window:
- a CDS encoding AsnC family transcriptional regulator codes for MNRPLDLIDQSLLELLQANGRIKQNALAEKTGLSVPAVGERLKKLEELGIITDYRAILNYRKLGFDVTAFIAVTVDSSHHYKLFLQKVESTHEIMECHAITGEGTHLLKARTENTSALEKLLAHIQSWPGVVTTLTRVVLSSPKETTHIHIQQKNHLTPQGGSDVD; via the coding sequence ATGAATCGCCCTCTTGACCTTATTGACCAGTCTCTTCTTGAACTTTTGCAGGCCAATGGTCGCATCAAGCAAAATGCGCTGGCTGAAAAAACCGGTCTTTCGGTTCCGGCAGTGGGAGAGCGACTCAAAAAATTAGAAGAGTTGGGGATCATTACCGATTATCGCGCGATTCTGAATTATCGAAAATTGGGATTTGATGTGACCGCATTTATCGCCGTAACGGTTGACTCTTCTCATCATTACAAACTTTTTCTTCAAAAAGTCGAAAGCACCCACGAAATTATGGAGTGTCATGCGATCACGGGTGAAGGGACTCATCTCCTCAAAGCAAGAACAGAAAATACTTCTGCCCTGGAAAAACTTTTGGCCCACATTCAATCGTGGCCGGGAGTTGTCACCACGCTTACTCGTGTGGTCCTTTCATCTCCAAAAGAAACAACGCACATTCATATTCAACAAAAAAATCATCTCACCCCTCAAGGAGGAAGCGATGTCGATTGA
- a CDS encoding type I glutamate--ammonia ligase: MSIEKALALAEKTGTKMVDFKFVDMPGLWQHFSVPLNELTPDSFKDGFGFDGSSLRGWQPIHASDMLILPDPTTATIDPFMGIPTMSLICDVVDPLTREPYSRDPRNIARKAESYLKSTGLADVCYIGPEPEFFIFDNIRFDQGVNEGYYHIDSDEGHWNSGANDKPNLGYKPRAKEGYFPVAPTDSLQDLRTEMVLEMQKIGIHIECQHHEVATAGQCEIDMRFAPLLKMGDQMMWFKYIIKNVARRYHKTVTFMPKPLYGDNGSGMHTHVSLWKEGKPLFAGNGYSGLSEMALHFIGGIIKNAPALLAFTNPTTNSYRRLVPGYEAPIRLAYSSRNRSAAVRIPMYSNSPKAKRIEFRTPDPSCNGYLAFAATLMAGLDGIANKTDPGKPVDENIYKLPEAELARIAGCPASLDEALSCLKQNHEFLLRGNVFTKDLIETWIDYKMEAEVQPMRLRPVPYEFNLYYDI; the protein is encoded by the coding sequence ATGTCGATTGAAAAAGCATTAGCGCTTGCGGAAAAAACAGGAACAAAAATGGTCGACTTTAAATTTGTCGACATGCCGGGCCTTTGGCAACATTTCTCGGTTCCTTTAAATGAACTCACTCCTGACTCCTTCAAAGATGGCTTTGGCTTTGATGGCTCTTCCCTTCGCGGGTGGCAGCCGATTCACGCTTCCGACATGCTCATTCTTCCCGATCCGACAACCGCAACGATTGATCCTTTTATGGGAATACCCACCATGAGTCTTATTTGCGATGTCGTCGATCCTCTAACACGTGAACCTTACAGTCGCGATCCACGAAACATTGCCAGAAAAGCAGAAAGCTATCTCAAGTCCACGGGACTCGCTGATGTCTGTTACATTGGCCCAGAACCTGAGTTTTTTATTTTCGACAATATCCGTTTTGATCAAGGGGTGAACGAAGGGTACTATCATATCGATTCCGATGAAGGTCATTGGAATAGCGGCGCCAATGACAAACCAAACTTAGGGTATAAACCGCGCGCTAAAGAAGGTTATTTTCCGGTAGCACCGACCGACTCGCTCCAAGATCTCCGCACCGAGATGGTGTTGGAAATGCAAAAGATCGGCATTCACATCGAGTGTCAACATCATGAAGTCGCAACTGCTGGACAGTGCGAGATCGACATGCGCTTTGCGCCACTTCTGAAGATGGGCGATCAGATGATGTGGTTTAAATATATTATTAAGAATGTCGCGCGCCGTTATCACAAAACAGTAACGTTTATGCCGAAACCTCTTTACGGAGATAACGGCAGTGGCATGCATACGCATGTGAGTCTCTGGAAAGAGGGAAAACCTCTTTTTGCTGGAAATGGATACAGTGGGCTGTCCGAAATGGCGCTTCATTTTATCGGTGGCATTATTAAAAATGCACCAGCGCTTCTTGCGTTCACCAATCCAACGACAAATTCCTATCGTCGTCTTGTACCTGGTTATGAAGCTCCGATTCGACTTGCCTACTCAAGTCGTAATCGTTCCGCAGCGGTGCGCATTCCGATGTATTCCAATAGTCCCAAAGCAAAGCGTATTGAATTCCGTACTCCTGATCCTTCCTGCAATGGCTATCTTGCGTTTGCAGCAACTCTCATGGCGGGTCTCGATGGCATTGCCAATAAAACTGATCCCGGAAAACCGGTTGATGAAAATATTTACAAGCTTCCGGAAGCAGAGCTCGCACGCATTGCAGGATGCCCAGCATCACTTGATGAAGCGCTTTCGTGCTTGAAACAAAATCATGAATTTTTACTTCGCGGAAATGTCTTCACGAAAGACCTTATTGAAACCTGGATTGATTACAAGATGGAAGCAGAGGTCCAACCGATGCGGCTACGTCCGGTGCCCTACGAATTTAATTTATATTATGATATTTAA